The following coding sequences lie in one Megalodesulfovibrio gigas DSM 1382 = ATCC 19364 genomic window:
- a CDS encoding chemotaxis protein CheA: MALPSSSTIDARHRHAYGEEAQELLAELEAALLELEDAPTDQPLIDRVFRALHTIKGSGAMFGFDDIAAFTHDVENVFDLVRGGTVAISRELLNLTLQAKDVISDLLAAGLEFRQADLDASQALAAQFRKWLPKPAAAVAARKAGPAAPGTASTLWSIRFAPKAGILFTGANPLCLLDELAAMGAMQAFPYLQGVGRLEDLNPEEVRMRWDIILATTAPLEALQDVFMFVEEDADIAIRAIDYSGDACTIDKKIGEILLERGDVRPQDLQAILAAKKPLGEMLAEAGVVSREQVASALAEQQIVRARREERKAAADAAPAAEKVDAQAASIRVAASKLDFLVDLVGEMVIVQARINQVVQQKRDPILTTLSEELERLCDNLRDATLGIRMLPIGATFSKFRRLVRDLSEELGKEIDLEMRGEETELDKTVIERLGDPLVHLLRNSIDHGIEQPDVREAAGKPRRGSVRLVAEHSGGEVHIHIDDDGQGIDKERVRAKAVERGLISSDAEFTDAEIYACIFQPGFSTASAITNVSGRGVGMDVVKRSIDALRGSIEVTSVPQQGTAITIKLPLTLAIIDGLEIQVGQEFFVIPLTHVEECVELPRKAAARDDSREQIVNLRGEIVPYIRLRKWFTVPGDAPPIEQIVVVRSQGLRVGIVVDTVIGEMQTVIKSLGRVFRDVQGVSGATIKGDGSMALILDIPQLLQVVTAASR; the protein is encoded by the coding sequence ATGGCTTTGCCTTCGTCCTCAACCATCGATGCACGCCACAGGCATGCCTACGGGGAAGAAGCCCAGGAGCTCCTTGCAGAGTTGGAAGCCGCCCTGCTGGAACTGGAAGACGCCCCCACGGACCAACCCCTGATTGACCGTGTGTTCCGGGCCCTGCATACCATCAAAGGCTCCGGGGCCATGTTCGGCTTTGACGACATTGCCGCCTTCACCCATGACGTGGAAAACGTCTTCGACCTGGTGCGCGGCGGCACAGTGGCCATTTCCAGGGAGCTGTTGAACCTGACGCTGCAGGCCAAGGATGTGATCAGCGACCTGCTGGCCGCGGGCCTCGAATTCCGCCAGGCCGATCTTGACGCCAGCCAGGCCCTGGCAGCCCAGTTTCGCAAATGGCTGCCCAAGCCGGCCGCTGCCGTGGCTGCCCGCAAGGCCGGCCCTGCAGCCCCCGGTACGGCGAGCACCCTGTGGAGCATTCGCTTCGCCCCCAAGGCCGGCATACTCTTCACCGGTGCCAACCCACTGTGCTTGCTGGATGAACTGGCGGCCATGGGCGCCATGCAAGCCTTCCCGTATTTGCAGGGGGTGGGGCGGCTGGAAGACCTGAACCCCGAAGAAGTGCGCATGCGCTGGGACATCATCCTGGCCACCACTGCCCCGCTGGAGGCCCTCCAGGACGTGTTCATGTTTGTGGAGGAGGATGCGGACATCGCCATCCGGGCCATCGACTATTCCGGCGATGCCTGCACCATCGACAAAAAAATCGGCGAAATCCTGCTGGAACGGGGCGATGTACGGCCGCAGGACCTGCAGGCCATCCTGGCGGCCAAAAAACCGCTGGGCGAAATGCTTGCGGAGGCGGGCGTCGTCAGCCGCGAGCAGGTGGCTTCGGCCCTGGCTGAACAGCAGATCGTCCGCGCCCGGCGCGAGGAGCGCAAGGCCGCTGCCGATGCCGCGCCCGCGGCGGAAAAGGTGGACGCCCAGGCCGCCAGCATCCGCGTGGCAGCCTCCAAACTGGATTTTCTGGTGGATCTGGTGGGGGAAATGGTCATCGTGCAGGCGCGCATCAATCAGGTGGTGCAGCAAAAGCGCGATCCCATCCTCACCACCCTGTCCGAAGAATTGGAGCGCCTGTGCGACAACCTGCGCGATGCCACCCTGGGCATCCGCATGCTGCCCATCGGGGCCACCTTCAGCAAGTTCCGGCGGCTGGTGCGCGACTTGTCCGAGGAGCTGGGCAAGGAAATCGATCTGGAAATGCGCGGTGAGGAAACGGAGCTGGACAAGACCGTCATTGAGCGCCTGGGCGATCCCCTGGTGCACCTGCTGCGCAACTCCATCGACCACGGCATCGAGCAGCCTGACGTGCGCGAGGCCGCAGGCAAGCCCCGGCGCGGCTCGGTGCGGCTGGTGGCCGAGCACTCCGGCGGCGAGGTGCATATTCACATCGATGATGACGGCCAGGGCATCGACAAGGAACGCGTGCGCGCCAAGGCCGTGGAGCGGGGGCTCATCTCGTCGGACGCCGAATTCACGGACGCCGAGATCTACGCCTGCATCTTCCAGCCCGGCTTCTCCACGGCATCCGCCATCACCAACGTGTCGGGCCGCGGCGTGGGCATGGACGTGGTCAAGCGCTCCATCGACGCCTTGCGCGGCAGCATCGAGGTGACCTCCGTCCCGCAGCAAGGCACCGCCATCACCATCAAGCTCCCCCTGACCCTGGCCATCATCGACGGGCTGGAAATCCAGGTGGGGCAGGAGTTTTTCGTCATTCCCCTCACCCATGTGGAAGAATGCGTGGAGCTGCCCCGCAAGGCTGCTGCCAGGGACGATTCCCGGGAGCAGATCGTCAACCTGCGCGGAGAAATCGTTCCGTACATCCGCCTGCGCAAATGGTTCACCGTGCCCGGGGACGCCCCGCCCATCGAGCAGATTGTGGTGGTGCGCTCCCAGGGGTTGCGGGTGGGCATTGTGGTGGATACGGTCATCGGCGAGATGCAGACAGTCATCAAAAGCCTGGGGCGGGTGTTCCGGGATGTGCAAGGCGTCTCAGGGGCCACCATCAAGGGCGATGGCAGCATGGCATTGATCCTGGATATTCCACAGCTGCTGCAAGTGGTGACGGCGGCATCGCGCTGA
- a CDS encoding methyl-accepting chemotaxis domain-containing protein, protein MEDDTIQAVAGDAELAAFLARARKDAAPLCVELSKAVTPREAEFLELGATLQRVAGRVEEIVEQTEFLTGLTSRDALDSFGVELTQELDRMQALLLLAAGAENEAALMSIRTTLAQLGEQLGSFKRIVKHLHMLGISTRIESARLGADGRGFGTLADDVEKLSVAIGKQSDSISRQSQALDTLAATAMDQARHMLDSQRRCSEEMGSQVQANLEVLLQLSLMSQDLSQALGEQIREAHTHIGQAVSSLQFHDITRQQVEHVEQAMTDLLHVIDEHLIPGRSLEESDQELLAFMAEVCAMEARQVRAASDRFVDAVQSFGDRLRGVATAMGGLAEEVAVVRRDVRLTGAQTQSTALQSIEDSITSIMQSMRDFVAQGVAKGEVMDRVAGTIQEMAAFLEGVEEVGASIELIALNASVKAAHTGDKGKAMGVLAQSIQSLSHAARLQTEAIAKALSGVAASSEVLRTNSTRFREEVHVEEALSRLTVLVKGLTSIDTETSVLFAEISAASKLVARDIVALVDGLTMHREVARQLTASAAVLESLGRQAGSLAPGGHAGRHSARLESMLGRYTMEIERQIHLGVAPAGSSAAAAAGGGDPFDGVELF, encoded by the coding sequence GAGTTGTCCAAGGCGGTGACTCCCCGCGAGGCGGAGTTCCTGGAATTGGGCGCCACCCTGCAGCGCGTGGCCGGCAGGGTGGAAGAGATCGTGGAGCAGACGGAATTTCTGACCGGGCTGACTTCCCGCGATGCCCTGGACAGCTTCGGCGTCGAACTCACACAGGAATTGGACAGGATGCAGGCGTTGCTCCTGCTGGCGGCAGGGGCGGAAAACGAAGCCGCGCTGATGAGCATCCGCACGACCCTGGCCCAACTGGGCGAACAACTGGGCAGCTTCAAGCGCATTGTCAAGCATCTGCATATGCTTGGCATCTCCACCCGCATCGAATCCGCCCGCCTGGGTGCGGATGGCCGCGGCTTTGGCACCCTGGCCGACGATGTGGAAAAGCTCTCCGTGGCCATCGGCAAACAGTCCGACTCCATTTCCCGGCAGTCCCAGGCCCTGGATACCCTGGCCGCCACCGCCATGGACCAAGCCCGGCATATGCTGGACAGCCAACGCCGCTGTTCCGAGGAAATGGGCTCCCAGGTGCAGGCCAACCTTGAAGTGCTGCTGCAACTTTCGCTCATGTCCCAGGACCTGTCCCAGGCCCTGGGCGAGCAGATTCGCGAGGCGCACACCCACATCGGCCAGGCCGTGTCGTCCCTGCAATTCCATGACATCACCCGACAGCAGGTGGAGCATGTGGAGCAGGCCATGACGGATCTGCTGCACGTGATCGATGAGCACCTGATTCCCGGCCGTTCGTTGGAAGAAAGCGACCAGGAACTGCTGGCCTTCATGGCCGAGGTGTGCGCCATGGAGGCGCGCCAGGTGCGGGCGGCCAGTGATCGGTTTGTGGATGCCGTGCAATCCTTCGGCGACCGCCTGCGCGGCGTGGCGACGGCCATGGGCGGGCTGGCCGAGGAAGTGGCCGTGGTGCGGCGCGACGTCCGCCTGACCGGCGCCCAGACACAAAGCACCGCCCTGCAAAGCATCGAAGACTCCATCACCAGCATCATGCAATCCATGCGGGATTTTGTGGCCCAGGGCGTGGCCAAGGGCGAGGTCATGGATCGCGTGGCCGGCACCATTCAAGAGATGGCCGCGTTCCTGGAAGGCGTGGAGGAGGTGGGGGCATCCATCGAACTCATTGCCCTCAACGCCAGCGTCAAGGCGGCGCACACCGGGGACAAAGGCAAAGCCATGGGCGTGCTGGCGCAGTCCATCCAGTCCCTTTCCCATGCCGCCCGCCTGCAGACCGAGGCCATCGCCAAGGCCCTGAGCGGGGTGGCTGCCTCGTCCGAGGTGCTGCGGACAAATTCCACCCGCTTTCGGGAGGAAGTCCATGTGGAGGAGGCGCTCTCCAGGCTGACCGTGCTGGTCAAGGGATTGACCTCCATTGATACGGAAACCTCGGTGCTGTTTGCCGAGATTTCTGCCGCAAGCAAACTTGTGGCCCGGGACATCGTGGCCCTGGTGGATGGCCTGACCATGCATCGCGAGGTGGCCCGGCAACTAACGGCCAGCGCCGCCGTGCTCGAATCCCTGGGTCGGCAGGCAGGCAGCCTCGCCCCAGGCGGGCACGCCGGCCGGCACTCTGCCCGGCTGGAATCCATGCTCGGGCGCTATACCATGGAAATTGAACGCCAGATTCACCTTGGCGTTGCCCCTGCGGGCTCGTCTGCGGCCGCTGCCGCCGGTGGGGGCGATCCGTTTGATGGAGTGGAACTCTTTTAA
- a CDS encoding response regulator, whose amino-acid sequence MGKTIMTVDDSASVRQMVSFTLKNAGYDVIEAVDGKDGLAKLTSSVGMVITDLNMPNMDGIEFIKQVRTNAQFKFIPIIMLTTESQAGKKQDGKAAGATGWVVKPFNPEQLLAVVQKLLR is encoded by the coding sequence ATGGGCAAGACCATTATGACTGTGGACGATTCGGCCAGCGTGCGCCAGATGGTGAGCTTCACCCTGAAAAACGCAGGTTACGACGTCATTGAAGCCGTGGATGGCAAGGATGGCCTGGCAAAACTCACCAGCTCCGTCGGCATGGTTATTACAGACTTGAACATGCCCAACATGGACGGCATCGAGTTCATCAAACAGGTGCGCACCAATGCCCAGTTCAAGTTCATCCCCATCATCATGCTTACCACGGAGTCCCAGGCCGGAAAAAAGCAGGACGGCAAGGCCGCCGGCGCCACCGGCTGGGTGGTCAAGCCCTTCAACCCCGAGCAGTTGTTGGCGGTGGTGCAAAAACTGTTGCGCTAA